From one Dysidea avara chromosome 9, odDysAvar1.4, whole genome shotgun sequence genomic stretch:
- the LOC136267117 gene encoding uncharacterized protein → MDVSSPGPLCEELGLCGEILVLDTIGLMPTIDQKKITKGVVLELNQFRKGNNLSWNHFHAWMIALYSRSTLPSLSVIRSSIYRIENKVKQLKRNHHNDDIIILTSEPFITACNKDSSSSFGPDDEHACSNVLTGTDQTVLAEAKTCSDSHELEVLTTVNKELAGELSKVQNKLEHEVSKTDDLTTKLSKLSVRNTNKKLKRRDEKINELKEQVKDKEKLQHNLQQATTRVRSYQNKLTVATNKYDSITQKCDHLQMVTKDLNEELELATRSLCDSENKYDCMLERLQELQCNTFESKVHQMKYLDNVRQCCIELLSLNVGVKNVEPIIRCVLKHIASFEIKELPQKSTLIRMFAEMKGLSCQQLSEELQKEDNLTLHSDGTSKFGQHYYSFQVSTSHSTYSLGLAEMLSGTATQVLSTFQQILSDVEVVAESGSGNAILSKIKNTMSDRHIVEKKFNTLLEGYRLEILPSVIDNWNEMNTDEQQSIGTLNNFFCGLHLLVGMADTASSALLQWEQAHFEECVGASALPNSFKKSESGVIRLVRTACKALCKHASEQSGVYQPFTSFLKSKGINKNPLVSFRGNRFNIVFYDAGALYYIAEHVINFFKEVWQTPNQLLKAVFSDIQVPEFVAGCRALGLINKIITGPFWRVVECSDVTILEMNSYFDTLIRKLDTWSQDASILLQGHAELYTDYPPKKDEIWNQLITPTEFDYVTQEVLEVLCHSFSALLSRLVEDHLPGGTHYAPSAQLTVETVSVSKSNVVSERDFGKLDRLLREKPNATTLSLEAMVLFSSNKTMKWLNTKSAEEVEHLLQIARKKAPEFKKLFKQRREDILEGRIKALHEKQHALDAARRRGLKRKEKLTEDIVRYGLWQTKEDIVRGVAKQRSNTAKLNALKAQLNFRKQVLDQKSYLDKDLFLFSKNGKQYSADKLVENLTKLICDKRSVQERASYMQESLVGKKIKHKWRDENGCEKWYCGEVLSKVIGTEEWYNVQYEGEEDVLTLNLHEDFDLGDLEVVS, encoded by the coding sequence ATGGATGTCAGTAGTCCTGGACCTCTGTGTGAAGAGCTTGGCCTTTGTGGAGAGATACTGGTACTGGATACAATTGGGTTGATGCCAACTATTGATCAAAAAAAGATTACCAAAGGAGTCGTACTTGAGTTGAACCAGTTTCGTAAAGGTAATAACTTGTCGTGGAATCACTTTCATGCATGGATGATTGCACTGTATTCAAGATCCACTTTGCCTTCATTATCAGTGATTAGATCATCTATATACAGGATAGAAAACAAGGTCAAACAACTAAAACGAAATCACCATAATgatgatataattatattgacaaGTGAGCCATTCATTACAGCATGCAACAAGGACTCCTCCAGCTCCTTTGGGCCAGACGatgagcatgcatgcagtaatGTTTTGACTGGCACTGATCAGACAGTGCTAGCTGAAGCAAAGACATGTAGTGATAGCCATGAATTAGAAGTGTTAACAACTGTTAACAAAGAGCTGGCTGGTGAGCTGTCTAAAGTTCAAAATAAATTGGAGCATGAAGTATCAAAAACAGATGACCTCACCACCAAGTTGAGCAAATTGAGTGTGCGTAATACCAATAAGAAACTAAAACGCAGAGATGAAAAGATAAATGAATTAAAAGAACAAGTTAAAGATAAGGAGAAATTGCAACACAACTTACAACAGGCTACAACACGCGTTAGAAGTTATCAGAACAAATTAACGGTAGCCACAAATAAATACGATTCCATCACTCAGAAATGTGATCACTTGCAAATGGTTACTAAAGATCTTAATGAAGAATTAGAGCTTGCTACAAGGTCATTGTGCGATTCAGAAAATAAATATGATTGCATGCTAGAGAGACTACAAGAACTACAATGTAATACATTTGAATCAAAAGTGCACCAAATGAAATACTTAGACAATGTTAGACAGTGCTGCATTGAACTTCTGAGTTTAAATGTTGGGGTCAAGAATGTTGAACCTATCATCAGGTGTGTTCTTAAGCATATTGCATCTTTTGAAATTAAAGAATTGCCACAAAAATCCACTCTTATTCGTATGTTTGCTGAAATGAAAGGGCTATCTTGTCAACAGCTGAGTGAAGAGTTGCAAAAAGAAGATAACCTTACTCTCCATAGTGATGGGACGTCCAAGTTTGGCCAGCATTACTATTCTTTTCAAGTCTCCACATCACATAGCACATACTCCCTAGGGTTAGCAGAAATGCTTAGCGGAACAGCTACTCAGGTATTGAGTACCTTTCAACAAATTTTATCTGATGTGGAAGTAGTAGCAGAGTCAGGGTCAGGCAATGCCATTTTATCAAAGATCAAGAACACCATGTCAGATCGGCACATTgttgaaaaaaaatttaatacctTGTTGGAAGGATATCGTTTAGAGATTTTGCCCAGTGTGATCGATAACTGGAATGAAATGAACACTGATGAGCAACAGAGTATTGGCACACTTAACAATTtcttttgtggtttgcattTGCTTGTGGGGATGGCAGATACCGCATCATCTGCCCTGCTGCAATGGGAACAAGCACACTTTGAAGAATGTGTCGGTGCATCAGCTCTTCCAAATTCCTTCAAGAAGTCTGAATCTGGTGTGATTCGTCTTGTCAGAACAGCGTGCAAGGCTCTCTGTAAGCATGCCAGTGAGCAAAGTGGTGTATACCAGCCATTTACTTCCTTTTTGAAATCAAAAGGAATAAACAAGAATCCTTTGGTGTCTTTCCGTGGCAATCGTTTCAATATAGTTTTTTATGATGCTGGAGCTTTGTATTATATTGCCGAGCATGTCATTAATTTTTTTAAGGAAGTGTGGCAAACCCCTAACCAATTACTTAAGGCTGTTTTCAGTGACATACAAGTTCCCGAATTTGTGGCTGGTTGCCGTGCATTAGGTCTGATTAATAAGATCATAACTGGTCCATTTTGGCGTGTGGTTGAATGTTCAGATGTGACCATTCTAGAAATGAATTCTTACTTTGATACTTTAATAAGAAAGCTTGATACCTGGTCACAAGATGCCAGTATATTGCTGCAAGGACATGCTGAGCTGTACACAGATTATCCGCCAAAGAAAGATGAGATTTGGAACCAATTGATTACGCCAACTGAGTTTGATTATGTTACTCAAGAAGTGCTAGAGGTATTATGCCATTCATTTTCAGCTCTACTCTCCCGACTGGTAGAAGATCATTTGCCTGGTGGCACACATTATGCTCCCAGTGCTCAGCTTACTGTTGAGACTGTGTCAGTTTCAAAGAGCAATGTAGTGAGTGAGAGGGATTTTGGCAAACTTGATCGCTTACTACGTGAGAAGCCAAATGCTACTACATTGTCTTTAGAGGCAATGGTTTTGTTTTCCAGCAATAAAACTATGAAATGGCTTAACACAAAATCAGCAGAAGAAGTAGAACATCTGCTGCAGATAGCCAGAAAAAAGGCCCCAGAGTTCAAGAAGCTTTTTAAGCAACGTAGAGAGGATATTCTTGAAGGACGTATCAAAGCACTTCATGAAAAGCAACATGCTTTAGATGCTGCCCGCAGAAGAGGCttgaaaagaaaagaaaagttaACAGAAGACATCGTCCGTTATGGTTTGTGGCAGACCAAAGAAGACATTGTTAGAGGTGTGGCCAAACAAAGATCTAATACAGCAAAACTTAATGCTCTGAAGGCTCAACTGAACTTTAGAAAACAAGTTTTGGACCAGAAAAGTTATCTTGAtaaagatttatttttgttttctAAAAATGGGAAGCAGTATTCTGCTGATAAACTGGTTGAGAACCTTACAAAGTTGATATGTGACAAAAGGTCAGTGCAAGAAAGAGCTAGCTACATGCAAGAGTCCCTTGTTGGTAAGAAGATCAAGCATAAGTGGAGAGATGAAAATGGTTGTGAAAAGTGGTATTGTGGTGAAGTCTTGAGCAAGGTTATAGGTACAGAAGAATGGTATAATGTACAATATGAAGGTGAAGAAGATGTTCTAACTCTAAACTTGCATGAGGATTTTGACTTAGGAGATTTAGAGGTTGTTTCATAG